The following are encoded in a window of Rosa chinensis cultivar Old Blush chromosome 4, RchiOBHm-V2, whole genome shotgun sequence genomic DNA:
- the LOC112198055 gene encoding uncharacterized membrane protein YuiD, whose translation MGEVAAASSPSSTSIFANYPLLSSLIAFATAQLIKLFTTWYKERRWDIKQLIGSGGMPSSHSATVTAIAAAIGFQEGVGGSLFAIALILACVVMYDATGVRLQAGRQAEVLNQIVYELPSEHPLAESRPLRELLGHTPPQVIAGGILGIVTATIGHFIILAASHT comes from the exons ATGGGTGAGGTGGCGGCAGCTTCATCGCCTTCGTCGACCTCAATCTTCGCCAACTaccctcttctctcttctctaatCGCTTTCGCAACAGCCCAGCTCATCAAGCTCTTCACCACCTG GTACAAGGAAAGAAGATGGGATATTAAGCAACTTATTGGATCCGGCGGAATGCCATCATCTCATTCTGCGACTGTTACTGCTATTGCTGCAGCCATTGGGTTTCAAGAGGGCGTTGGTGGATCACTCTTTGCAATTGCACTGATCTTAGCATGCGTT GTGATGTATGATGCAACTGGTGTAAGATTACAGGCTGGACGCCAAGCAGAG GTTCTGAATCAAATTGTGTATGAACTTCCTTCTGAGCATCCTCTGGCTGAGAGCAGACCACTGCGTGAACTTCTTGGCCACACACCCCCTCAG GTTATTGCTGGTGGAATTCTTGGAATTGTCACAGCGACCATTGGCCATTTTATAATCTTGGCTGCTAGTCATACGTGA
- the LOC112199902 gene encoding ATP-dependent DNA helicase Q-like 5, translating to MESDSDSDGSHISATPPRPKPTLISRPRSSQSNSKAKKLFSEPPAPARPDPSPLLSSDLPFQILRRSPGQTLAIPTVDSFVTPGYFSKSAPSFSKNRRVSIDFDPDTYDPPSTFSPPNSKPQPEAGISGSNYSAADWVPPQPEPKVEVANRSGVSSKIVKKNVNLIRGNAPLPPVKLKGGAEGNFVKLNLNGRKRKFLNKGRRGSFSSSSRRKFYRKGKRKLTAQDGNEGDEDGLVTEAIAEQQIRSQEDSKRAKKFDLEAFEEAVAAARSEPSDENLVKLLRLTYGYDSFRDGQLEAIKMVLAGDSTMVVLPTGAGKSLCYQLSAVILPGVTLVVSPLIALMIDQLKQLPHMIRGGLLCSSQTLEEVSGTIRLVQEGGIKVLFVSPERFLNGEFLSIFSATPISLVVVDEAHCVSEWSHNFRPSYMRLRASMLRAKLNVNCILAMTATATATTLSSVMSALEIPPNNLIQKANLRDNLKLSVSSSGNRMKDLLKLIKSTSFKDVQSIIIYCKFQFETEMISRYLCDNNINAKSYHSGIPSKDRTHVQELFFTNKIRVVVATVAFGMGLDKRDIGSVIHYTLPESLEEYVQEIGRAGRDGRLSYCHLYFDDNTYYKLRSLMYSDGVDEYVVNKFLCQVFTSDENLKGKIYSLVKETASRKFDMKEEVMLTILTQLELGEVQYLHLLPEINVTCILNFHKTSPVLLAEKDVLIAAILKKSETKHGQCVFDIPTIANSIGVTTTILTNHLQNLKLKGEVTYEVKDQAYCYTIVEVPADLCSLSAQLTKWLSEVESCKVRKLDAMFNAAVSAVNNCEKMEGCSDAQQTLCLQRKILEYFSEDNVDVPNKMGKSSPFLQADIKVFLRSNSQAKFTPRAVARIMHGIPSPAYASAFWSKTHFWGRYTHIDFQVVMEAAKAELINFVRKDAV from the exons ATGGAGTCCGATTCAGACTCAGACGGCTCTCACATCTCGGCCACTCCGCCGCGGCCAAAGCCCACCCTTATCTCCAGACCTAGGTCCTCTCAATCCAACTCAAAAGCCAAAAAGCTCTTCTCCGAACCCCCGGCCCCCGCCAGACCCGACCCGTCTCCTCTTCTCTCCTCCGATTTACCTTTCCAGATACTCCGCCGCTCGCCCGGTCAAACCCTCGCGATCCCGACCGTCGATTCCTTCGTCACTCCCGGCTACTTCTCCAAATCGGCGCCGTCGTTCTCGAAAAACCGACGTGTCAGCATCGATTTCGATCCGGACACATACGACCCGCCGTCTACTTTCTCACCGCCGAATTCAAAGCCTCAGCCGGAGGCTGGTATCTCTGGATCTAACTATTCTGCAGCCGATTGGGTACCGCCGCAGCCGGAGCCCAAAGTTGAAGTTGCTAATAGGTCTGGGGTTTCATCCAAAATTGTGAAGAAAAACGTCAATCTGATTCGAGGTAATGCTCCTTTGCCGCCGGTGAAGCTCAAAGGCGGAGCCGAAGGGAACTTTGTGAAGCTCAACCTGAACGGAAGGAAGCGCAAGTTTCTGAACAAGGGCAGAAGAGGAAGTTTCAGTTCTTCAAGTCGTCGGAAATTTTACCGGAAAGGTAAAAGAAAATTGACAGCGCAAGATGGaaatgaaggagatgaagatggCTTGGTTACAGAGGCAATTGCAGAGCAACAGATTCGGAGCCAGGAGGACAGTAAAAGGGCCAAGAAATTCGACCTGGAAGCGTTTGAAGAGGCGGTTGCGGCGGCTCGGAGTGAGCCGTCCGATGAGAACTTGGTGAAGCTGTTGAGGCTGACTTATGGCTATGATTCGTTCCGAGATGGGCAGCTGGAGGCAATCAAGATGGTGCTGGCCGGAGATTCGACCATGGTTGTTCTGCCAACGGGTGCCGGCAAGTCTTTGTGTTATCAGTTGTCTGCTGTGATTTTACCTGGGGTGACTTTGGTTGTTAGTCCATTGATTGCATTGATGATTGACCAGCTCAAGCAGCTTCCTCATATGATTCGCGGTGGTCTTCTTTGTAGTAGTCAG ACACTGGAAGAAGTTTCCGGGACGATTAGGCTGGTTCAAGAAGGGGGCATAAAA GTGCTTTTCGTTTCCCCAGAGAGATTCTTGAATGGAGAATTCCTGTCTATATTTTCTGCTACTCCTATATCTCTTGTTGTGGTGGATGAAGCTCATTGTGTATCTGAATG GTCACACAATTTCCGGCCATCATATATGAGGCTCAGAGCTTCTATGCTTCGTGCGAAGCTCAATGTGAACTGCATTCTTGCAATGACAGCTACTGCCACAGCCACAACGTTGAGTTCTGTCATGTCAGCTTTAGAGATTCCTCCAAACAATCTCATTCAAAAAGCCAACTTAAGGGATAATTTAAAACTATCAGTGTCATCAAGTGGAAATAG AATGAAAGATCTGCTGAAGTTGATCAAGTCTACTTCCTTTAAGGATGTTCAGAGCATCATTATCTACTGCAAATTTCAG TTTGAAACAGAAATGATAAGCAGATACTTATGTGACAACAATATCAATGCAAAG AGTTACCACAGTGGTATCCCTTCAAAAGATCGTACGCATGTGCAGGAGTTATTTTTTACTAACAAAATTAGAGTG GTTGTTGCAACTGTGGCCTTTGGCATGGGCCTTGACAAGAGGGATATTGGCTCT GTGATTCATTACACCTTACCAGAAAGCTTGGAGGAATATGTTCAG GAAATCGGACGAGCTGGACGGGATGGAAGGTTATCCTATTGCCATCTTTATTTTGATGACAACACATATTACAAACTTCGAAGTCTTATGTATAG TGATGGAGTGGATGAATATGTGGTAAACAAATTCCTCTGCCAAGTATTCACCAGTGATGAGAACTTGAAGGGAAAAAtttattctttggttaaagaaactgCATCCCGCAAGTTTGATATGAAAGAAGAG GTGATGCTCACAATTCTAACGCAGTTGGAGTTGGGTGAAGTGCAGTATTTGCATTTACTTCCAGAGATAAATGTAACATGCATTTTGAATTTTCATAAG ACTTCCCCAGTTTTGCTTGCTGAAAAGGATGTTCTCATTGCAGCAATTCTGAAGAA GTCTGAGACTAAGCACGGACAATGTGTGTTTGACATACCGACTATAGCAAATAGCATTGGAGTTACAACTACCATCCTAACAAACCATTTACAGAATTTAAAG TTGAAAGGAGAAGTAACATATGAAGTGAAGGACCAAGCCTACTGTTATACAATTGTGGAGGTCCCTGCAGATCTTTGTTCTCTATCAGCACAGCTTACAAAATGGCTATCAGAGGTTGAAAGTTGTAAG GTGCGGAAGTTGGATGCAATGTTTAATGCGGCAGTCTCTGCTGTTAATAACTGTGAGAAGATGGAAGGTTGTTCTGATGCCCAGCAAACACTATGTTTGCAAAGGAAGATTTTGGAGTATTTCAGTGAAGATAATGTTGATGTCCCTAATAAGATGGGTAAAAGCAG CCCATTTTTGCAAGCAGATATAAAA GTCTTTCTACGGAGCAATTCACAGGCCAAATTCACCCCCAGAGCTGTTGCAAGGATCATGCATGGCATTCCAAGTCCAGCATATGCTTCTGCATTTTGGTCTAAAACTCACTTCTG GGGAAGATATACGCATATAGACTTCCAGGTGGTAATGGAAGCAGCAAAGGCGGAATTGATCAATTTTGTGAGGAAGGATGCAGTCTAG
- the LOC112196762 gene encoding mucin-12, whose translation MPPSPALRSSPGREPSGNQHRRGRSFESGMIVRGKDEDLALFNEMQTREKEGFLLQSDDLEDTFSTKLRQFSDFKLGIAIPTRGESSDLLNAEEEKNDYEWLLTPPDTPLFRSLDDEPPPVTTVQRGRPRSQPISISRSSTMEKSYRSSRGSASPSRLSPSPRSGNSTLQSRGRPSSARNSSPTPSLRPASPSHLATPSRSATSSRPGTPSRRPSTPPSKSPSPAPRSSTPTPRRMSTGSSSTVAPPGRRGTSPVTTSRGNSASPKIKAWQTNIPGFSSDAPPNLRTSLADRPATYVRGSSPASRSGRGSSPASGYRRQSMSPTASRSVSSSHSHDRDPFSSLSKGSIASSGDDDLDSLQSLPVGSLDRSTPKRVSAFSNNRAVAFSKKSAKLVSSSSAPKRSFDSAIRQMDHRKTPQNMFRPLLSSVPSSTFYVGKSSSVHRPLISRNSSVTTSSNASSDIGTSVAHDTEGSDHNQDDMAIESEKVPYSDGHDEVFAFDKMDVVNEDTGHDIHDGSHDVDDIEFTRSSTIECSGHPNIMMEVSQTSEDPHVKGDFSEIDSLEDMELCLKCGCKYYVSNEVERKIRLCLECSRKDKLLSVLILERDVVPENSSPLSVKNLEEEKPLDAMEPVIVVPGSPQVTHLEKSKNSHGEEKADQGQITYNERIHNGLEENSLAMPFVKGGEDGLSKQQEARSLSVGGGPPNSDTGNQKLYHSNNYSKMRDDISEGTGISILLKRTSSSKGAAFQGRTFTAAAIPYEDLSYARDSSNSMRSSIGHGTFSASSSVDFSPARQTEARVQRQLSGKKSEMETHRQDTNMRAQSIGLSDMEILRHDTSMKHQRVRSSSYGLPNYSHEALGLSSDTIDDEGTVNNGEYDVSEGTHTTSEEHLPTSDCTEADGTTTSTRTTAVEEDEEITVRSTRVDASTSELSSHAANSLLENNTVAMFPNCENCASNEYSEDLQNNARSATNIEVSAIDPESSLNEEDIIQNSNGVDVEEITNHSSLITVSEIGIEKGHHSTSGSSSDDASLESKSTMEEIHEPSIPNLSDSSLTSSIPEINTTNNAHCILEEESTVMVESQGRSKGRSLTLEEATDTILLCSSIVHDLAYQAATIAIEKEQSVPLEGSQPTVTILGKSNPERKEPRGRTVSRRSVKSQKGRQKRMEPDAGPPASKTENDENENENVDESLQQRPVGLPPNKADGMKPPKLESKCNCTIM comes from the exons GTTATTAACGCCTCCCGACACTCCTCTTTTTCGATCCTTGGATGATGAGCCACCACCAGTTACTACGGTACAGAGGGGGAGACCTCGAAGTCAACCTATTTCTATATCAAGATCATCCACG ATGGAGAAGAGTTACCGAAGCAGCAGGGGTAGTGCTAGTCCCAGTCGCCTAAGCCCATCTCCTCGTTCTGGGAATAGTACATTACAGTCAAGAGGAAGGCCATCATCAGCACGCAACTCCAGTCCTACCCCAAGTCTACGTCCTGCTTCTCCTTCACATCTTGCTACTCCATCACGTTCTGCTACTTCATCACGTCCTGGTACTCCATCACGGAGACCATCTACTCCCCCTAGTAAATCCCCATCCCCTGCTCCGAGGTCTTCTACCCCTACCCCCAGGAGGATGAGCACCGGGTCCAGTAGTACTGTGGCTCCACCGGGGAGAAGGGGGACTTCTCCTGTAACGACAAGTAGAGGGAACTCTGCATCACCGAAAATAAAAGCATGGCAAACAAATATTCCGGGCTTCTCCAGTGATGCACCTCCCAACCTTCGCACTTCTCTTGCTGATCGACCGGCAACATATGTGAGGGGTTCCTCTCCAGCGTCTAGAAGTGGGAGGGGTTCCTCACCTGCATCTGGATACAGAAGGCAATCAATGTCTCCAACTGCTTCAAGAAGTGTCAGTTCATCTCATAGTCATGATAGAGACCCGTTTAGTTCTCTGAGCAAAGGTTCTATTGCCTCTTCTGGTGATGATGATCTGGACTCTCTGCAATCTCTTCCTGTGGGCAGTTTAGACCGATCAACTCCGAAAAGAGTTTCAGCTTTCTCAAACAACAGAGCTGTGGCGTTCTCAAAGAAATCGGCCAAACTGGTGTCCTCATCTTCTGCTCCAAAAAGATCTTTTGATTCTGCCATTCGACAAATG GATCATCGGAAAACCCCTCAAAACATGTTTAGGCCACTCTTGTCCAGTGTTCCGAGTAGCACCTTCTATGTTGGAAAATCAAGTTCTGTGCATCGTCCTCTGATTTCCAGGAACTCCTCAGTCACAACTAGCAGCAATGCAAGTTCTGATATAGGTACAAGTGTTGCACATGATACTGAAGGGAGTGATCACAACCAGGATGATATGGCTATTGAGTCTGAGAAGGTGCCATACTCTGATGGTCATGACGAAGTATTTGCCTTTGATAAGATGGATGTAGTAAATGAAGACACTGGGCATGATATCCATGATGGATCACACGACGTTGATGACATTGAATTCACTAGAAGTTCTACAATTGAGTGTTCTGGCCATCCCAATATCATGATGGAAGTCAGTCAAACTTCTGAAGATCCTCATGTTAAGGGTGATTTTTCTGAAATCGATAGTTTAGAAGACATGGAACTTTGTTTGAAATGTGGGTGCAAGTACTATGTTTCTAATGAGGTGGAAAGGAAAATTAGACTTTGTCTAGAATGCAGTAGGAAAGATAAACTTCTGAGTGTCCTGATTCTGGAGAGAGATGTAGTTCCTGAAAACTCCTCACCTTTGTCTGTAaaaaatttggaagaagaaaagcctTTAGATGCAATGGAACCAGTGATAGTTGTACCTGGATCTCCACAGGTGACTCATCTGGAGAAATCAAAGAATTCCCATGGTGAAGAGAAGGCTGATCAAGGCCAAATTACCTACAATGAGCGAATCCATAATGGCTTAGAAGAAAATTCTCTTGCAATGCCATTTGTCAAGGGAGGTGAGGATGGGCTTTCCAAGCAGCAAGAGGCGCGCTCATTATCTGTTGGTGGTGGTCCACCTAATAGTGACACTGGGAATCAGAAATTATATCATTCTAACAACTATTCAAAGATGAGGGATGACATTTCAGAAGGTACAGGCATTTCCATACTGCTGAAGAGGACTAGCAGTAGCAAGGGGGCTGCTTTTCAGGGTAGGACTTTCACAGCCGCTGCCATACCTTATGAGGATCTGTCATATGCTAGAGATAGTTCAAACAGTATGAGAAGCTCCATTGGGCATGGTACTTTCTCTGCTTCATCTTCAGTTGATTTTAGTCCAGCTAGACAAACAGAGGCTCGTGTCCAGCGGCAGTTGAGTGGCAAGAAATCAGAAATGGAAACTCACAGACAGGATACAAACATGAGGGCTCAAAGCATTGGGTTATCAGACATGGAGATTCTTAGACATGATACAAGCATGAAGCACCAAAGAGTTAGGTCATCTTCCTATGGACTTCCAAACTATTCTCATGAAGCGTTGGGTCTTTCTTCAGACACAATTGATGACGAGGGTACTGTTAATAATGGGGAATATGATGTTTCGGAAGGGACGCACACAACATCTGAAGAACACTTGCCAACTTCAGACTGTACGGAAGCAGATGGTACCACAACTTCTACCAGAACAACTGCTGTAGAAGAGGATGAGGAAATCACTGTTAGAAGTACAAGAGTTGATGCTTCTACTTCAGAACTGTCGAGCCATGCAGCGAACAGTTTGTTAGAGAACAATACAGTAGCAATGTTTCCCAATTGTGAAAATTGTGCTTCAAATGAATACAGTGAAGACTTGCAAAACAATGCGAGGAGTGCCACAAATATAGAAGTATCAGCTATAGATCCTGAGTCTTCATTGAACGAGGAAGATATCATCCAAAACAGTAATGGAGTGGATGTTGAAGAGATCACTAATCACAGCTCCTTGATTACAGTATCTGAAATAGGAATTGAAAAGGGTCATCACAGCACCTCTGGTTCCAGTAGCGATGATGCTTCACTTGAATCAAAGAGTACCATGGAGGAGATTCACGAGCCTTCAATTCCAAATCTTTCTGACAGTAGTCTGACATCTTCTATTCCAGAGATCAACACCACCAATAATGCACATTGCATCCTAG AAGAGGAATCAACAGTAATGGTAGAGTCTCAAGGCCGAAGCAAGGGAAGAAGCCTTACACTGGAAGAGGCAACTGATACGATACTCTTATGCAGCTCCATTGTCCATGATCTGGCCTACCAGGCTGCAACAATAGCAATAGAAAAGGAGCAGTCAGTACCATTAGAAGGTTCACAGCCTACAGTTACAATATTGGGGAAATCCAATCCCGAGAGAAAGGAACCACGTGGCAGAACCGTCAGTAGACGCTCTGTAAAGTCTCAGAAGGGTAGGCAAAAGCGGATGGAACCAGATGCAGGACCCCCTGCAAGTAAGACTGAGAATGAcgagaatgagaatgagaatgtTGATGAGTCTCTGCAACAACGCCCTGTAGGGCTTCCTCCTAACAAGGCAGACGGCATGAAGCCCCCAAAGCTGGAATCCAAGTGCAACTGCACGATAATGTGA